One Hippoglossus hippoglossus isolate fHipHip1 chromosome 5, fHipHip1.pri, whole genome shotgun sequence genomic window carries:
- the zgc:113054 gene encoding uncharacterized protein zgc:113054 produces MSARKVPDTPVEVLVDLLMKASELATSSGNVPEELTRYLQKALDVASGLDDYMEKMTTQESEPLAELFKETISHDWDQVHKEGKTMFRLPKECITGHVEGQTLKMLIHMSQAKKVLEIGMFTGYGALSMAEGLPDDGHLVACELEPYLKEFALPFFDKSPHGKKITVKTGSAMDTLQELAAAGEQFDMIFIDADKNNYINYYNFILDNNLLKLRGVICVDNSLFKAKVYLKDTTDANGLALREFNQFVLSDPRVEQVIIPLRDGISIIRRVSVASECSRTQCKITDDEVFRGVKGQPILDRMRLDGKVAYVTGAGQGIGRGFAHALGEAGAKVAVVDMDKVKAETVAEELSLKGINAISITADISKSDDVQRMIDIIVSKWGAIHIGCNNAGINMNSASEDTSLEEWDQTFNVNLRGTFMCCQAAGRVMLKQGYGKIINTASMASLIVPHPQKQLSYNTSKAGVVKLTQTLGTEWIDRGVRVNCISPGIVDTPLIHSESLRPLVQRWLSDIPAGRLAQVTDLQAAVVYLASDASDYMTGHNLVIEGGQSLW; encoded by the exons ATGTCGGCACGCAAAG TCCCTGACACCCCGGTGGAGGTCCTTGTGGACCTGCTAATGAAGGCCAGTGAGCTAGCTACATCAAGTGGTAATGTCCCTGAAGAGCTGACACGTTACTTGCAGAAGGCTCTGGACGTCGCCAGCGGTCTGGATGACTACATGGAGAAAATGACCACACAGGAGAGTGAACCTCTGGCAGAGCTGTTTAA GGAAACAATATCTCATGACTGGGATCAAGTGCACAAGGAGGGTAAAACCATGTTCCGGCTTCCCAAAGAGTGCATCACTGGACATGTGGAAG GTCAGACCCTGAAGATGCTGATTCACATGAGTCAAGCCAAGAAGGTGCTAGAGATCGGGATGTTCACTGGCTACGGAGCCCTGTCCATGGCCGAGGGGCTGCCTGACGACGGCCACTTAGTCGCTTGCGAGTTAGAGCCGTACCTGAAGGAGTTCGCTCTGCCCTTTTTTGACAAGTCCCCACATGGCAAGAAAATTACTGTCAAAACTGGATCTGCCATGGACACTCTACAG GAACTGGCAGCTGCGGGTGAGCAGTTTGACATGATCTTCATTGATGCTGACAAGAATAATTACATCAACTACTACAACTTCATCCTGGACAACAACCTGCTGAAACTACGAGGTGTCATATGTGTAGACAACTCGCTGTTCAAAGCAAAGGTTTATCTTAAAGACACCACCGACGCCAACGGACTGGCGCTTCGAGAATTCAACCAGTTCGTCTTGAGTGATCCACGTGTGGAACAG GTCATCATCCCCCTCAGAGACGGCATCAGTATAATCCGTCGGGTGTCTGTGGCCTCTGAATGCTCAAGGACACAG TGTAAAATAACGGATGACGAGGTTTTCCGTGGGGTCAAGGGGCAGCCCATCCTCGACCGGATGCGTCTTGATGGAAAGGTGGCCTACGTGACAGGTGCTGGTCAGGGGATAGGCCGAGGATTTGCTCACGCCCTGGGGGAGGCTGGTGCGAAGGTGGCTGTAGTGGACATGGACAAAGTTAAAGCTGAGACTGTGGCCGAAGAGCTCTCCCTGAAAG GTATCAATGCCATttcaatcacagctgacataaGCAAATCAGATGACGTCCAGAGGATGATTGACATCATCGTCTCCAAATGGGGAGCGATCCACATCGGCTGTAACAACGCCGGCATCAACATGAACTCAGCCAGTGAAGACACCAGTTTGGAGGAGTGGGACCAAACCTTTAACGTCAACCTGAGGGGGACGTTCATGTGCTGTCAG GCAGCAGGTCGAGTGATGTTGAAGCAAGGATACGGCAAGATTATCAACACAGCCTCCATGGCCAGTCTAATAG TCCCTCATCCTCAGAAGCAGCTCTCCTACAACACGTCCAAGGCCGGAGTGGTTAAACTGACACAGACTCTGGGCACCGAATGGATCGACCGAGGAGTGCGTGTCAACTGCATCTCACC GGGGATCGTTGACACCCCTCTCATCCACTCGGAGAGTCTGAGGCCTCTGGTGCAGCGCTGGCTGTCAGATATCCCTGCTGGTAGACTGGCTCAAGTGACAGACCTGCAAGCCGCAGTGGTCTACTTGGCATCTGATGCCTCCGACTACATGACAGGGCATAACTTAGTCATAGAGGGTGGGCAAAGTCTGTGGTAG